In Limanda limanda chromosome 21, fLimLim1.1, whole genome shotgun sequence, a genomic segment contains:
- the LOC133027366 gene encoding lysophosphatidic acid receptor 6-like, giving the protein MSNNSTACHNDSTGQYSILPVCIYSFISIVGLIFNITALAFFFNQTKSRSQTIVYMTNLAIADTLLVLTLPMRIYYHLGFTGPPQWVCDGLGLVLKANMYGSIFLLTSICFDRCMAVSFPMSSHVQEGRRKAPVVCLGIWILTFGASLPIYLFGPPPDSNNKCFDNLPIYAIQLKVVLPTLLLGFGFPLVIMLICSWGLFRSVQQSTVAQTKLVDSRKIYRMIVTSLLIFLISFLPYHATLVLLSLDRYKESCTVLTAYRYSLMVACLNTVLDPIAYYFTTDTFRRSVDIGAVQRMFPLNSQSSDVNGRSRGPRNS; this is encoded by the coding sequence ATGTCCAACAACTCCACTGCATGTCACAATGACAGTACAGGCCAATACAGCATCCTCCCTGTGTGCATATACTCCTTCATTTCCATAGTGGGACTCATCTTTAATATCACAGCactggctttttttttcaatcaaaccAAATCCAGGTCACAAACAATCGTCTACATGACCAACCTTGCCATAGCAGATACACTGCTCGTCCTCACATTGCCAATGAGGATCTACTATCATCTGGGTTTTACTGGTCCTCCTCAGTGGGTGTGTGATGGCCTTGGGTTGGTCCTGAAGGCCAATATGTATGGGAGCATCTTCCTCCTCACTTCCATTTGCTTTGACCGTTGCATGGCTGTCAGCTTTCCTATGTCATCGCATGTTCAGGAAGGGAGACGGAAAGCGCCCGTGGTTTGTCTCGGAATATGGATTCTCACCTTCGGAGCCAGCCTGCCCATCTACCTGTTCGGGCCTCCACCGGATTCCAATAACAAATGTTTTGATAACCTGCCTATCTATGCCATACAACTTAAGGTGGTTTTACCAACGCTGTTATTGGGGTTTGGCTTCCCATTAGTAATCATGCTGATCTGTTCCTGGGGGTTGTTCCGTTCTGTCCAACAAAGCACTGTGGCCCAGACCAAGCTAGTGGACAGCAGAAAAATCTACAGGATGATCGTTACCAGTCTCCTCATTTTCCTGATCAGTTTCCTCCCTTACCATGCCACCCTGGTTCTCCTGTCTCTTGATAGATATAAAGAATCATGCACTGTGCTGACTGCATACCGCTACAGCCTGATGGTGGCTTGTCTTAATACAGTACTAGATCCCATTGCATATTATTTCACCACAGATACATTCAGGCGGAGTGTTGATATAGGCGCTGTTCAGAGGATGTTCCCCTTGAATAGTCAAAGCTCTGATGTGAACGGCAGGAGCAGAGGTCCTAGAAATAGCTAA
- the LOC133028391 gene encoding lysophosphatidic acid receptor 6-like: MSNNSTACHNDSTGQYSILPVCIYSFISIVGLIFNITALAFFFNQTKSRSQTIVYMTNLAIADTLLVLTLPMRIYYHLGFTGPPQWVCDGLGLVLKANMYGSIFLLTSICFDRCMAVSFPMSSHVQEGRRKAPVVCLGIWILTFGASLPIYLFGPPPDSNNKCFDKLPIYAIQLKVVLPTLLLGFGFPLVIMLICSWGLFRSVQQSTVAQTKLVDSRKIYRMIVTSLLIFLISFLPYHATLVLLSLDRYKESCTVLTAYRYSLMVACLNTVLDPIAYYFTTDTFRRSVDIGAVQRMFPLNSQSSDVNGRSRGPRNS; the protein is encoded by the coding sequence ATGTCCAACAACTCCACTGCATGTCACAATGACAGTACAGGCCAATACAGCATCCTCCCTGTGTGCATATACTCCTTCATTTCCATAGTGGGACTCATCTTTAATATCACAGCactggctttttttttcaatcaaaccAAATCCAGGTCACAAACAATCGTCTACATGACCAACCTTGCCATAGCAGATACACTGCTCGTCCTCACATTGCCAATGAGGATCTACTATCATCTGGGTTTTACTGGTCCTCCTCAGTGGGTGTGTGATGGCCTTGGGTTGGTCCTGAAGGCCAATATGTATGGGAGCATCTTCCTCCTCACTTCCATTTGCTTTGACCGTTGCATGGCTGTCAGCTTTCCTATGTCATCGCATGTTCAGGAAGGGAGACGGAAAGCGCCCGTGGTTTGTCTCGGAATATGGATTCTCACCTTCGGAGCCAGCCTGCCCATCTACCTGTTCGGGCCTCCACCGGATTCCAATAACAAATGTTTTGATAAACTGCCTATCTATGCCATACAACTTAAGGTGGTTTTACCAACGCTGTTATTGGGGTTTGGCTTCCCATTAGTAATCATGCTGATCTGTTCCTGGGGGTTGTTCCGTTCTGTCCAACAAAGCACTGTGGCCCAGACCAAGCTAGTGGACAGCAGAAAAATCTACAGGATGATCGTTACCAGTCTCCTCATTTTCCTGATCAGTTTCCTCCCTTACCATGCCACCCTGGTTCTCCTGTCTCTTGATAGATATAAAGAATCATGCACTGTGCTGACTGCATACCGCTACAGCCTGATGGTGGCTTGTCTTAATACAGTACTAGATCCCATTGCATATTATTTCACCACAGATACATTCAGGCGGAGTGTTGATATAGGCGCTGTTCAGAGGATGTTCCCCTTGAATAGTCAAAGCTCTGATGTGAACGGCAGGAGCAGAGGTCCTAGAAATAGCTAA